The following DNA comes from Streptococcus canis.
AGGGTTGGTTTCAATATTCCCTTGTACCCGTAACCAAGCGCCCTTAGCAATCATGTCAAATTTGCGTAATTCATCACCGTCCTTGGCCCATTTTTGCAAGGCAAAAGAGGACGTGTAATCCGTCATTTTAAAATTGATAATATGACGTCCAGTTCTAGTCGCTTTACGTTCTACGTCAAAAACCATGCCCTCAAAGACAATCTGATTTTCTTCAGTCTCAATCTCAATCATTGGCGTGATGGTCGCTTTTTCAAAGCCTGCCTGACGCTTAGCTACTCGCTCCTTGTAATCAAACTTAAGAGCAGGTGCTGCTTCCTCAGTTGGTGGCATCATGGCATCAAGAGATTTTTGGGCTTCCAAATTATCCTGCACAGCCTTTTCCACAAGGGCCTGACGACTGGAAACAAAATCCTTGGTCAAATGCTCAGTCATCTCCTGATCTGATACCATATCTATGGTCAAGGTGCCAAAGCCAAAGGCTTCAAATTGTTTAACCAGATTAGGCAGATGATTTTTTCTAAAATGGTCATTATTAACAAAACGCGGTGCTGCAATAATGAGTTTGTCATCTTCATAAGTCACTTTAAGCTTTGCAAAAGAAGATTTAAAACTAGCCCCATTGCATGGCGCATGCTCAAAAGCTTCTTGATAATAAGCTTGAAGCAGATCATCTGAATAGTCCACCTGAGCAGCCTGAATATCAAAGGTTACCCTAATGTCAGCCGCCTCAAAGGTTCGTGTCAAACGATCATGCAATTCACGATAAGTTGCAATCGGTAAAAGCTCTGCGAAGGCAAAATGAAATTCCCACAAGCGTGATACCGAATGCACCTTTACCTCGATAATATCAGCAGACGAAAAAGCACTTGAACGTCTCATGTCAAGCGGCATTTCTATCTGTTCCATCAATTTAACGAATAAGTCTGACATAGTTTACTCCCGATTTTCTTAGGCTCTATTTTATCACAATTTATGATGATTTTCGAGCTTTAGATGGAAAGAAAAACAGGGCTTTCTCCTGATGTTCTTTGGTTAGCTTATTCCAAGTAATAACTAATCTGAGACCATTTTTTCTGCCAATCTTTTGTTGCTAGGCGCTTTTGATAAAGCAAGAGACGCTCCTTATCTGCTAGAAAATGAGGAGTCGGGTGGCATTCAAAAGCTAGAATATCAGCTAACCCATAAGGGGCAAACAATTCCAGCTGGTCATCGATCAGTCTTAGACCAATGGCTGTGCATCGCTCAGGGTACTTTGAAATGGCATCGCATGTTGATAAATACGGTTTTGTATTGGGACTGTGGCAGTGCATATATGCCTGATTCCGGACCTCCCAGTGATAATTAGGAAAGTTTTGGTGAAGATTGTCTTCTACAAGCTGACTAGCTTCATAAGGTAAACTAGGATCGTAAAATACCACATCAATATCAGTATCGAAACCAATACCATAAGCTAACTGGTTCCACATAAAATTTCGAATAGCTCCCGCCGCTAACCAAGCATCAGCCAAAGGAAGGCTTGCAATAATGGTTAAAACGGTCATCATGTCCTTGTCTGCTGCCATCAACTCTTTAAAACGATTATCTGTCATATGATTAGTATACCAAAAAGAGGTTGCTCTAAACAGGCAACCTCTGCATTTCTTTATGATTGTTCTTTGGTTAAAATTTCAAGGGTTTCGATGAGGTTTTCTGCATTGACTTCTATACTATCACCTGTTGCCTTGATTTTAATTTCCACGATACCTTCAGCGGCTTTTTTACCAACAGTGACACGAATCGGTAAGCCAATCAAATCACTATCAGAGAATTTGGAGCCGACGCGTTCATTGCGGTCATCTGTCAAGACATCATAGCCTTTAGCCATCAAGTCAGCTTCTAATTTAGCTGTCAAGTCTTGAGCCACTTGATCTTTGACGTTGACTGTAATCAAATGCACGTCAAATGGTGCCAATTCTTTAGGGAAATTAATGCCCCAAGCATAACGGTAATCGCCTTTTGGTGTCTTATTCACAAAGAGACGGGCATGCTGTTCAATGACAGCAGACAGGATACGGCTAACACCGATACCATAGCAACCCATGACAATTGGAACTGCTCTGCCATTTTCATCAAGAATCGTTGCTCCCATGCTATCTGAGTAGCGTGTGCCCAACTTGAAAATATGTCCTACTTCGATACCACGCGCAAACCGGAGAACACCATGACCATCTGGAGACATTTCCCCTTCTTTAACTTCACGAATATCAACATATTCAGCTTGGAAGTCACGTTCTGGATTAACCCCTGTCAAATGGAACCCGTCCTTGTTGGCTCCTGCCACAGCATTAGCAAGGTCTTGCACTTTGCGGTCAGCCACGATGCGGCTACCTTCTGCCAAGTGGACAGGGCCAAGTGAGCCAAAACCTGCACCAAAGAAGGAACGGGCGTCATCTTCGCTAGCTGGCTCTAAGAAGTCTGCTCCAAGGTAATTTTTCAACTTAACATCGTTGACTTGGTCATTTCCTACCAACAAAGCAACAACAGGCTCATTATCTGCCATAAATAACAAGGTTTTGATGGTTTGTGTTTCATCTACTGAAAGGAAGGCAGCTACCTCATCAATAGTCTTACAATTTGGTGTTTCCACTTCTGCCAAGGCATCTTCAGCAGCTACTTTTGATGATGGTTTGTATTCGTTGGTTGCCATCTCAAGGTTGGCAGCGTAGCTTGATTCGCTAGAATAGGCAATAGTGTCCTCACCAGAAATCAGCCAAGCTGTTAGTTCTGCCTTGATCTCTTCTAGAACCTCTTCTGGAATATCTGCAAGGCTTGGGATGGATTTGTCCAAGACGACCCAACGGTCAAGGTCAGTACGAGCTGGTGTGATAGCCATAAATTCTTGAGAGTCCTTACCACCCATGGCACCACCATCTCCGATAATCCCTTTGAAATCTAGACCAGCTCTGGTAAAAATAGCTTCATAGGCTTGACGATAATCTTCATAAGTGACATCTAAATCATCATAGTTTTGA
Coding sequences within:
- a CDS encoding nucleotidyltransferase family protein, which gives rise to MTDNRFKELMAADKDMMTVLTIIASLPLADAWLAAGAIRNFMWNQLAYGIGFDTDIDVVFYDPSLPYEASQLVEDNLHQNFPNYHWEVRNQAYMHCHSPNTKPYLSTCDAISKYPERCTAIGLRLIDDQLELFAPYGLADILAFECHPTPHFLADKERLLLYQKRLATKDWQKKWSQISYYLE
- a CDS encoding proline--tRNA ligase, whose product is MKQSKMLIPTLREMPSDAQVISHALMVRAGYVRQVSAGIYAYLPLANRTIEKFKTIMREEFEKIGAVEMLAPALLTADLWRESGRYETYGEDLYKLKNRDKSDFILGPTHEETFTTLVRDAVKSYKQLPLNLYQIQAKYRDEKRPRNGLLRTREFIMKDGYSFHQNYDDLDVTYEDYRQAYEAIFTRAGLDFKGIIGDGGAMGGKDSQEFMAITPARTDLDRWVVLDKSIPSLADIPEEVLEEIKAELTAWLISGEDTIAYSSESSYAANLEMATNEYKPSSKVAAEDALAEVETPNCKTIDEVAAFLSVDETQTIKTLLFMADNEPVVALLVGNDQVNDVKLKNYLGADFLEPASEDDARSFFGAGFGSLGPVHLAEGSRIVADRKVQDLANAVAGANKDGFHLTGVNPERDFQAEYVDIREVKEGEMSPDGHGVLRFARGIEVGHIFKLGTRYSDSMGATILDENGRAVPIVMGCYGIGVSRILSAVIEQHARLFVNKTPKGDYRYAWGINFPKELAPFDVHLITVNVKDQVAQDLTAKLEADLMAKGYDVLTDDRNERVGSKFSDSDLIGLPIRVTVGKKAAEGIVEIKIKATGDSIEVNAENLIETLEILTKEQS